One genomic region from Arcobacter sp. LA11 encodes:
- a CDS encoding metal-dependent hydrolase, whose translation MKIISASWIITCDENSTIIKDGAIVYDKKIIDVGTIEFIKEKYPDVDIFQLEENSIVMPGLINSHVHLEFSSNTTTLKYGNFISWLNSVIGSRDELIEKATTKLISQKLSRMKKTGTTSIGAISSYSFDLEACKKSPINTVFFTEVIGSKADMADTLFADFKARLNSAVLEKDESFIPAVAIHSPYSVHPFLIRESLKLASETNLSVSSHFLESPEEFEWLHKDQGSFLDFFKNFLGQSQSVTRPMEFLNQFKNIENLSFTHCVEASNNDLHKIKELGATINHCVTSNRFLNNTKLDLDRLDEYSIPFSIGTDGLSSNNSLSMFDELRNLLMTHTNRNIIDFSKVLLKAATKNGSDALGLNKGELVANKDADLICISLPDRVKDENDLCMNIILHTKFVDKTIIGGKNV comes from the coding sequence ATGAAAATTATTAGTGCATCATGGATAATTACTTGTGATGAAAATAGTACCATAATAAAAGATGGTGCTATTGTTTATGATAAAAAAATTATTGATGTAGGAACTATAGAGTTTATAAAAGAAAAATATCCTGATGTGGATATTTTTCAATTAGAAGAAAATTCTATAGTAATGCCTGGCTTAATAAATTCCCATGTTCATCTAGAGTTTTCTTCAAATACAACAACTTTAAAATATGGTAACTTTATATCTTGGCTTAATTCAGTTATAGGTTCAAGAGATGAACTTATTGAAAAAGCTACTACAAAACTAATTTCTCAAAAATTATCACGAATGAAAAAAACTGGTACTACAAGTATTGGAGCAATTTCATCATATTCATTTGATTTAGAAGCTTGTAAAAAATCACCAATAAATACAGTTTTTTTTACAGAGGTGATTGGTAGTAAAGCAGATATGGCAGATACGTTATTTGCAGATTTTAAAGCAAGATTGAATAGTGCTGTTTTAGAAAAAGATGAAAGCTTTATTCCTGCTGTTGCAATTCATTCTCCTTATTCTGTTCATCCATTTTTAATAAGAGAGAGCCTAAAATTAGCTTCTGAAACTAATCTAAGTGTTAGTTCTCATTTTTTAGAATCGCCTGAAGAGTTTGAATGGTTACATAAAGACCAAGGTAGTTTTTTAGACTTTTTTAAAAACTTTTTGGGACAGAGTCAAAGTGTAACACGACCAATGGAATTTTTAAATCAGTTTAAAAATATTGAAAATCTTTCTTTTACTCATTGTGTTGAAGCAAGTAATAATGACTTACATAAAATAAAAGAATTGGGTGCAACAATAAATCATTGTGTTACATCAAATAGATTTTTAAATAATACAAAATTAGATTTAGATAGATTAGATGAATATTCAATTCCATTTTCTATAGGAACAGATGGCTTGAGTTCAAATAACTCTTTATCAATGTTTGATGAGTTGAGAAATTTACTAATGACACATACAAACAGAAATATTATTGATTTTTCAAAAGTATTATTAAAAGCAGCAACAAAAAATGGTAGTGATGCTTTAGGATTAAATAAAGGTGAGTTAGTAGCAAACAAAGATGCTGATTTAATTTGCATTAGTTTGCCAGACAGAGTAAAAGATGAAAATGATTTATGTATGAATATTATTCTACACACAAAGTTTGTAGATAAAACAATTATAGGAGGTAAAAATGTTTGA
- the sppA gene encoding signal peptide peptidase SppA translates to MFEMIKKLFYPIIAILDFITKYFKTIVFLTIIYFVVSSSDDSALNNSNQEQANLQKIELMGPILNIEKVMEDIYEAKRNKNIKGVLLIVNSPGGAVAPSVELAYAIKELAQIKPVVAYASGVMASGSYYASIWANKIIANPGAMIGSIGVIFQGTNLEELMEKIGVKTQTVKAGRYKESGTPTREWASYEKEELEKVIKDTYSMFVSDVANARKLKVEDHEIYADAHIFTSGQAKKVGLVDEVTTLTYAKEEIEKLSGVDKAVWKKEDKFEKFIDKIINEAVSNFSVNLFGSLKAY, encoded by the coding sequence ATGTTTGAGATGATTAAAAAGCTATTTTATCCAATTATAGCAATTTTAGATTTTATAACTAAGTATTTTAAGACTATAGTCTTTTTAACAATAATTTATTTTGTTGTTTCAAGTTCAGATGATTCTGCTTTAAATAATAGTAATCAAGAGCAAGCAAATTTACAAAAAATTGAGTTGATGGGTCCTATTTTAAATATTGAAAAAGTTATGGAAGATATTTATGAAGCTAAGAGAAATAAAAACATAAAAGGTGTTTTACTTATTGTAAATTCTCCTGGAGGTGCTGTTGCTCCTTCTGTTGAATTAGCTTATGCGATAAAAGAATTAGCCCAAATTAAACCAGTAGTTGCTTATGCAAGTGGTGTTATGGCAAGTGGAAGTTATTATGCCTCTATTTGGGCAAATAAAATTATTGCAAATCCTGGTGCTATGATTGGTTCTATTGGTGTTATTTTTCAAGGAACAAATCTTGAAGAACTTATGGAAAAAATCGGAGTTAAAACACAAACTGTAAAAGCAGGGCGATATAAAGAATCTGGAACACCAACAAGAGAATGGGCTAGTTATGAAAAAGAAGAACTTGAAAAAGTTATAAAAGATACTTACTCAATGTTTGTATCCGATGTAGCAAATGCAAGAAAGCTTAAAGTTGAAGATCATGAAATATATGCCGATGCACATATATTTACTTCAGGACAGGCTAAAAAAGTAGGGCTTGTAGATGAAGTGACTACTTTAACGTATGCAAAAGAAGAGATTGAAAAACTTTCAGGGGTTGATAAAGCTGTTTGGAAAAAAGAAGATAAATTTGAAAAATTCATTGATAAAATTATCAATGAAGCAGTATCGAATTTTTCAGTAAATCTTTTTGGTTCTTTAAAAGCTTATTAG
- a CDS encoding DEAD/DEAH box helicase translates to MSFSQLGLNPNILKAIEDQGYTTPTPIQKESIPIILQKHDVLAAAQTGTGKTAGFTLPLLEIMSQKVHKKENKPYIKALILTPTRELAAQVAQSIDTYSKYLPIKTAVIFGGVGINPQKAILRKGVDIVIATPGRLLDHIAQKTIDLSRVDFLVLDEADRMLDMGFIHDIKKVMAHVPKHRQTLLFSATFSDEIKTLSKSLLKEPKLIEVAKSNTSSEQVKQVVHYVQKDKKRSLLSFLIHTGDWNQVLVFTRTKHGANRLCQYLNKSNITSLAIHGGKSQGARTTALNDFKAKKIRVLVATDIAARGIDIELLPHVVNYELPNVPEDYIHRIGRTGRAGNEGVAMSLVCDEELEYLEDIEKLIKIKIEVKDIEGFTVSSLKKVKPPKKDNNSRQNNKRASKQNQSRNKKVKNENKKSKSSQKKDFKKEIEDFIENRKNSTPKKNNRKITSDYRRDSGSRNK, encoded by the coding sequence ATGTCATTTTCACAATTAGGATTAAATCCTAATATTTTAAAAGCAATAGAAGACCAAGGGTATACAACTCCAACTCCTATTCAAAAAGAATCAATACCAATTATTCTGCAAAAGCATGATGTTTTGGCAGCTGCTCAAACAGGTACTGGTAAAACAGCAGGTTTCACACTCCCTTTATTGGAAATAATGAGTCAAAAGGTACATAAAAAAGAGAATAAACCTTATATAAAAGCACTTATTTTAACCCCAACAAGAGAGTTAGCTGCACAAGTAGCTCAAAGTATTGATACGTATAGCAAATATCTTCCTATAAAAACAGCTGTTATTTTTGGTGGAGTTGGAATAAATCCTCAAAAGGCTATTTTACGAAAAGGTGTTGATATTGTAATTGCGACTCCTGGAAGGTTATTAGATCATATTGCACAAAAGACGATTGATTTATCAAGAGTTGATTTTCTAGTTCTTGATGAAGCAGATAGAATGTTAGATATGGGATTTATTCATGATATCAAAAAAGTAATGGCACATGTCCCTAAACATAGACAAACACTTCTTTTTTCAGCTACTTTTTCTGATGAAATAAAAACTTTATCGAAGAGTTTATTAAAAGAGCCAAAGCTTATAGAAGTTGCAAAGAGTAATACTTCTTCTGAACAAGTTAAACAAGTAGTTCATTATGTTCAAAAAGATAAAAAAAGAAGTCTATTGTCTTTTTTAATTCATACAGGGGACTGGAATCAAGTTTTAGTATTTACAAGGACTAAACATGGGGCAAATAGATTATGTCAATATCTAAATAAAAGTAATATAACTTCACTTGCAATACATGGTGGAAAATCTCAAGGAGCTAGAACAACTGCATTAAATGATTTTAAAGCAAAAAAGATTAGAGTTTTAGTTGCTACTGATATTGCTGCACGTGGAATTGATATAGAACTTTTACCTCATGTTGTTAATTATGAACTACCAAATGTTCCAGAAGATTATATACATAGAATAGGAAGAACAGGACGGGCTGGAAATGAAGGGGTTGCTATGTCTTTAGTTTGTGATGAAGAATTAGAATATTTAGAAGATATAGAAAAATTAATAAAAATAAAAATAGAAGTAAAAGATATAGAAGGTTTTACAGTCTCTTCTTTAAAGAAAGTAAAACCACCTAAGAAAGACAATAATTCTAGACAAAATAATAAAAGAGCCTCTAAACAAAATCAATCAAGAAATAAAAAAGTGAAAAATGAAAATAAAAAAAGTAAAAGTTCACAAAAAAAAGATTTCAAAAAAGAGATAGAAGATTTTATTGAGAATAGAAAAAATAGTACTCCTAAGAAAAATAATAGAAAAATAACAAGTGATTATCGTAGAGATTCAGGAAGTAGAAATAAATAA
- a CDS encoding TIGR04211 family SH3 domain-containing protein, translating to MMHKATLLLVLVYLISPANAATRYVSDDLFTYIHSGPGTKYKIVGSINSGERINVIKTNAGFTQIKDSKGRNGWINSKYISRQPGLKERLPKLETKLAELNSQLNTAKDEANKDKSSLEKNLDSYKNQVNELQNVNSKLNEELQEVQTLNRSLNAKLDTQKNDLLMRWFTYGGMVAGGGLLIGLILPSLIPSRRKKTRW from the coding sequence ATGATGCATAAGGCAACTTTATTATTGGTTTTAGTATACCTAATTTCACCAGCTAATGCAGCAACTCGATATGTTTCAGATGATTTATTTACTTACATTCATTCAGGCCCAGGTACTAAATATAAGATAGTTGGAAGTATTAATTCAGGAGAACGTATTAATGTAATTAAAACCAATGCAGGTTTTACTCAAATAAAAGATTCAAAAGGTCGTAATGGTTGGATTAATTCAAAATATATTTCTAGACAACCAGGATTAAAAGAACGTTTACCAAAACTTGAAACTAAACTTGCAGAACTAAATTCACAGTTAAATACAGCTAAAGATGAAGCAAATAAAGACAAGTCAAGTTTAGAAAAGAATTTAGATTCTTATAAAAATCAAGTTAACGAATTACAAAATGTAAACTCGAAATTAAATGAAGAACTGCAAGAAGTTCAAACACTAAATAGAAGTTTAAATGCAAAGCTAGATACTCAAAAAAATGATTTATTAATGCGTTGGTTTACTTATGGTGGAATGGTTGCAGGAGGAGGTCTTCTTATAGGCTTAATTCTTCCTTCATTAATTCCAAGCCGTCGTAAAAAAACTCGTTGGTAG
- a CDS encoding acetate/propionate family kinase, which yields MLVFILNAGSSSLKYQLMNPVNKEVLAVGICERIGIDGVLKHEFGDDQKMKIETAMPTHKEAIELVLKTLTDGEGKVIDSVDDIEAIGHRAVHGGEEFASSVMVSDKVINKMKELIPLAPLHNPANIMGMEICQELMPGKPNVAVFDTAFHQTMPDYAYMYPLPYEQYTKNGVRKYGFHGTSHYFVSNEAVKMLDKKHNTRIIVCHLGNGSSVSAIFDGKCIDTSMGLTPVQGLMMGTRSGDIGAGAIQYMMETEGMNIKEMLDTLNKKSGIVGISGKSSDLREVLEGMDAGDDRCRLAVDMIAYIIKKYVGSYAAALDGVDALCFTGGIGENAALIREKVCAGLDYMGLNIDPTKNNKRSGEARDISTNGSNGRIFVIPTNEEYVIANDTYKIVKGIE from the coding sequence ATGTTAGTATTTATTTTAAATGCAGGAAGTTCATCATTAAAATATCAATTAATGAATCCAGTAAACAAAGAAGTTTTAGCAGTAGGAATTTGTGAAAGAATTGGAATTGATGGTGTTTTAAAACATGAGTTTGGTGATGACCAAAAAATGAAAATTGAAACTGCAATGCCTACACATAAAGAAGCTATTGAATTAGTATTAAAAACTTTAACTGATGGTGAAGGTAAAGTTATTGATTCTGTAGATGATATTGAAGCTATTGGACACAGAGCTGTACATGGTGGGGAAGAATTCGCTAGTTCTGTAATGGTAAGTGATAAAGTAATTAACAAAATGAAAGAGCTTATTCCTTTAGCTCCATTACATAATCCAGCAAATATTATGGGTATGGAAATCTGTCAAGAATTAATGCCAGGTAAGCCAAATGTAGCCGTATTTGATACTGCATTCCACCAAACTATGCCTGATTATGCATATATGTATCCACTTCCATATGAGCAATACACTAAAAATGGTGTTAGAAAATATGGTTTCCATGGTACATCACACTACTTTGTATCAAATGAAGCTGTTAAAATGTTAGATAAAAAACATAATACAAGAATTATCGTTTGTCATTTAGGTAATGGTTCTTCTGTATCTGCAATATTTGATGGTAAATGTATCGATACTTCAATGGGTCTTACTCCTGTTCAAGGTTTAATGATGGGTACAAGATCTGGTGATATTGGTGCAGGAGCAATCCAATACATGATGGAAACTGAAGGTATGAACATCAAAGAGATGTTAGATACTTTAAATAAAAAATCTGGTATCGTTGGTATTTCTGGAAAATCTTCTGATTTAAGAGAAGTATTAGAAGGTATGGATGCTGGTGATGATAGATGTAGACTTGCAGTTGATATGATTGCATACATTATCAAAAAATACGTTGGTTCATATGCTGCTGCACTTGATGGTGTTGATGCATTATGTTTCACAGGTGGTATTGGTGAAAATGCTGCACTTATCAGAGAAAAAGTTTGTGCTGGGTTAGATTATATGGGATTAAACATTGACCCAACTAAAAATAACAAAAGATCTGGGGAAGCTAGAGATATTTCTACTAATGGTTCAAATGGTAGAATCTTTGTTATTCCAACAAATGAAGAATACGTTATTGCTAACGACACATATAAAATTGTTAAGGGTATTGAGTAA
- the pta gene encoding phosphate acetyltransferase: MGLIESIKENAKKQLKTIVLPESEDERVLKAAQIVLEEKTANVVLIGNEETIKADAASCGASIEGATIIDPKLYNGIEKYVDELVELRASKGLTKAEAKEIMTTEPRFFGCMMVRLGDADGLVAGSNSPTADVLRAAIQVIKTAPGIKTVSSAFVMETADGKFGDNGLLLFADCAVLPDPTSEQLADIASSTAATASSVVGLEPRVAMLSFSTMGSAKHPLVSKVQDAVQILKDRNVDFAFDGEMQADAAIVEAIGAKKAPDSKVAGRANILVFPDLQAGNIGYKLVQRFAGADAHGPIVQGLNKPVNDLSRGCSVEDISNLVAITATQS; encoded by the coding sequence ATGGGTTTAATTGAAAGTATAAAAGAAAATGCTAAAAAACAACTGAAAACAATCGTTCTTCCAGAATCTGAAGACGAAAGAGTATTAAAAGCTGCACAAATTGTTTTAGAGGAAAAAACTGCAAATGTAGTTTTAATTGGAAATGAGGAGACAATTAAAGCTGATGCTGCTTCTTGTGGCGCTTCAATTGAAGGTGCTACGATTATTGATCCAAAATTGTACAATGGTATTGAAAAATATGTTGATGAATTAGTTGAATTACGAGCTTCAAAAGGTCTTACAAAAGCTGAAGCTAAAGAAATCATGACTACTGAACCAAGATTTTTTGGTTGTATGATGGTTAGATTAGGTGATGCTGATGGACTAGTTGCTGGTTCAAACTCACCAACGGCAGATGTATTAAGAGCTGCAATTCAAGTTATTAAAACTGCTCCAGGTATCAAAACTGTATCTTCAGCTTTCGTGATGGAAACAGCTGATGGAAAATTTGGAGATAATGGTTTATTATTATTTGCTGACTGTGCTGTACTACCAGACCCAACATCTGAACAATTAGCTGATATTGCTTCATCTACTGCTGCAACTGCATCTTCTGTAGTTGGATTAGAACCAAGAGTTGCAATGTTATCATTCTCAACAATGGGAAGTGCAAAACATCCACTAGTATCTAAAGTTCAAGATGCAGTTCAAATCTTAAAAGACAGAAATGTTGATTTTGCTTTCGATGGAGAGATGCAAGCAGATGCTGCAATCGTTGAAGCAATAGGAGCTAAAAAAGCACCAGATTCTAAAGTAGCTGGACGTGCTAATATCTTAGTGTTCCCAGATTTACAAGCTGGAAATATTGGATATAAATTAGTTCAAAGATTTGCAGGAGCAGATGCTCATGGACCAATTGTTCAAGGTTTAAATAAACCAGTTAATGACCTTTCAAGAGGTTGTTCAGTTGAAGATATTTCAAACTTAGTAGCTATTACAGCTACACAATCGTAA
- a CDS encoding acetate/propionate family kinase: MLVLVLNSGSSSLKYQLMNPETAEVKATGLCERIGIDGRLVHEANEHKIKKDINMPTHKEAIEIVLDFLTNGEDKVIDSIDEIQAIGHRVVHGGEFFNQSVIVDDEVIAKLESLIPLAPLHNPANIMGMKIAQEIMPTKPNVAVFDTAFHQTMPASNYMYAVPYEDYKEHGVRKYGFHGTSHYYVSNEAKKMLNKEDSKVIVCHLGNGSSVCAVRDGKSIDTSMGLTPLEGLVMGTRSGDIDAGVLSYLMDKKGMTAEETVNYLNKKSGLLGVSGISSDLREIIEACENGDERAATTIDMKCNRIKKYICSYAGMLEGVDAICFTAGIGENADLIREKVCNGLEFMGVELDEDKNKVRNDENREINTNSSKTKIYVIPTNEEYVIANDTYKLVKA; encoded by the coding sequence ATGTTAGTATTAGTTCTAAACTCAGGAAGTTCTTCTTTAAAATATCAATTAATGAATCCAGAAACTGCCGAAGTAAAAGCAACTGGACTTTGTGAAAGAATCGGAATTGATGGTAGATTAGTTCACGAAGCAAATGAACATAAAATCAAAAAAGATATTAATATGCCAACGCATAAAGAAGCTATTGAGATTGTATTAGACTTTTTAACAAATGGAGAAGATAAAGTTATTGATTCAATTGATGAAATTCAAGCTATTGGACATAGAGTTGTTCATGGTGGAGAATTCTTTAATCAATCTGTAATAGTTGATGATGAAGTAATTGCTAAACTTGAATCACTTATCCCTCTTGCACCACTACATAATCCAGCAAATATTATGGGTATGAAAATTGCACAAGAAATAATGCCTACAAAACCAAATGTAGCTGTATTTGATACTGCCTTTCACCAAACTATGCCAGCTTCAAACTATATGTACGCAGTTCCATATGAAGATTATAAAGAACATGGTGTTAGAAAATATGGTTTCCATGGTACATCGCACTACTATGTTTCAAATGAAGCTAAAAAAATGTTAAATAAAGAAGATTCAAAAGTTATTGTATGTCATCTAGGTAATGGTTCATCAGTATGTGCGGTAAGAGATGGTAAATCAATTGATACATCAATGGGACTTACTCCACTTGAAGGTTTAGTTATGGGTACTAGATCAGGAGATATTGATGCGGGTGTTTTATCTTACTTAATGGATAAAAAAGGAATGACTGCAGAAGAAACAGTAAACTATTTAAATAAAAAATCTGGTCTTCTAGGGGTTTCAGGGATTTCTTCTGATTTAAGAGAGATTATTGAAGCTTGTGAAAATGGTGATGAAAGAGCAGCAACTACAATTGACATGAAATGTAATAGAATCAAAAAATATATTTGTTCATATGCAGGAATGCTTGAAGGTGTTGATGCAATTTGTTTCACAGCAGGTATTGGAGAAAATGCAGACTTAATTAGAGAAAAAGTTTGTAATGGATTAGAGTTCATGGGTGTTGAATTAGATGAAGATAAAAACAAAGTTAGAAACGATGAAAATAGAGAAATCAATACAAATTCTTCAAAAACAAAAATTTATGTAATACCTACAAATGAAGAGTATGTAATTGCAAATGATACTTATAAACTAGTAAAAGCTTAA
- a CDS encoding 3'-5' exonuclease — translation MFRKIQNYFNKKNLKDEKYLYLFDTPTSDEYVCFDCETTGLSVENDDIISIGAVLIKGNRIVSSKKFVKFVKPKTKLQIEAIKVHHIREMDLEEAEDIAVVIEEFLEFVGNRKLVGYFLEFDVAMVNKYLKPKIGIKLPNKTYEVSGIYHDYKIEKIPQSNIDLRFDAIMKDLQIPEMGKHDAYNDAIMTAMMFLKLKNQPKVKIK, via the coding sequence ATGTTTAGAAAAATACAAAACTACTTCAATAAAAAAAATTTAAAAGATGAAAAATATTTATATCTTTTTGATACTCCTACAAGTGATGAATATGTATGTTTTGATTGTGAAACAACCGGTTTAAGTGTAGAAAATGATGATATCATATCAATCGGTGCTGTTTTAATCAAAGGGAATAGGATAGTTTCAAGTAAAAAATTTGTAAAGTTTGTTAAACCAAAAACAAAGCTTCAAATAGAAGCAATTAAAGTTCATCACATACGAGAAATGGATTTAGAAGAAGCAGAAGATATTGCTGTAGTAATTGAAGAGTTTTTAGAATTTGTTGGAAATAGAAAACTTGTTGGATATTTTTTAGAGTTTGATGTTGCCATGGTAAATAAATATTTAAAACCAAAAATCGGGATTAAATTACCTAATAAAACTTATGAAGTATCTGGAATATATCATGACTATAAAATAGAAAAAATCCCTCAAAGTAATATTGATCTTAGATTCGATGCAATAATGAAAGATCTTCAAATTCCTGAAATGGGGAAACACGATGCTTACAATGATGCTATTATGACAGCAATGATGTTTTTAAAACTTAAAAATCAACCAAAAGTAAAAATAAAATAA
- a CDS encoding putative nucleotidyltransferase substrate binding domain-containing protein yields the protein MSILEQTTFIKSIHPFENLTKVQREEFAENLDIVYLKKDEVLQKQGSEPENLYFIIKGLVQEKVDEEVMSIYSTNEFFDPISLIENYSKHTFVTAQETICYTLPRAIFIKTLHENSALESFFFQSISQKLNANINNQKNKELSNLMVAKVKEANVHRAVIVPYNTSIFDAVTTIKKEKVPTLLLKDENGEMYIVTDSDFREKVILNRMDFDDIVGKISNKGLVYVNENDFLFNAQLIMAKHGLKRVVVKNDQNEICGIIDQISLSSFFATHTFSVSNTISKAETIEELKEASQSFTKIIKSLNAKGVKVDFISKLINQLNRKVMNKLFKLTAPEELLGKACLVVMGSEGRAEQILKTDQDNALIIADDCTLSDEEILKYTHEYTEHLVDFGFPRCEGNIMVSNPYWCRRQKDFKDLIYEWVTKPSGDNFMNLAIFYDAMSVTEDRKILTELKEYLFKIGSTSKTFYMHFAKIIMDFDVPLGFFDGFVFDSTDKEHDNEIDIKRGGIFIIVQSIRTLSLEHKLMRVNTIRRIKELKELGELDEEFASELIESFKFLLTIKLKSNLEKMDSGQTIDNYINPDNLNTMEKDLLKDSFKIVNKLKKKLEHHYKLNYV from the coding sequence ATGAGTATACTTGAACAAACAACGTTTATAAAATCAATTCATCCTTTTGAAAACTTGACAAAAGTACAACGGGAAGAGTTTGCAGAAAATCTAGATATTGTTTATCTAAAAAAAGATGAAGTATTACAAAAACAAGGAAGTGAACCTGAAAATTTATATTTTATTATTAAAGGTTTAGTTCAAGAAAAAGTAGATGAAGAAGTTATGTCAATATATTCAACAAATGAATTTTTTGATCCTATTTCACTTATCGAAAACTACTCAAAACATACTTTTGTCACAGCACAAGAAACAATATGCTATACACTACCACGTGCAATTTTTATAAAAACATTACATGAAAATTCTGCATTAGAAAGTTTTTTCTTTCAAAGTATCTCTCAAAAATTAAATGCAAATATTAATAATCAGAAAAATAAAGAATTATCAAATTTAATGGTAGCAAAAGTAAAAGAGGCAAATGTACATAGAGCAGTAATAGTTCCATATAATACCTCAATTTTTGATGCAGTTACAACAATAAAGAAAGAAAAAGTACCAACTTTACTTTTAAAAGATGAAAACGGCGAAATGTATATTGTAACTGATTCAGATTTTAGAGAAAAAGTAATATTAAATAGAATGGATTTTGATGATATAGTTGGAAAGATATCAAACAAAGGTCTTGTATATGTAAACGAAAATGACTTCTTATTTAATGCCCAATTAATTATGGCTAAACACGGTCTAAAAAGAGTTGTAGTTAAAAATGACCAAAATGAAATTTGTGGAATAATAGATCAAATTTCTTTATCTTCTTTTTTTGCGACACATACATTTTCAGTATCAAATACAATATCAAAAGCAGAGACTATAGAAGAATTGAAAGAAGCCTCTCAATCATTTACAAAAATTATAAAATCACTAAATGCAAAAGGTGTAAAAGTTGATTTTATTTCAAAATTAATCAATCAATTAAATAGAAAAGTAATGAACAAACTATTTAAACTAACTGCACCTGAAGAACTTTTAGGCAAAGCATGTTTAGTAGTAATGGGAAGTGAAGGAAGAGCTGAACAAATTTTAAAGACAGACCAAGATAATGCTCTTATAATTGCTGATGATTGTACTTTAAGTGATGAAGAGATTTTAAAATATACTCATGAATATACAGAACATCTTGTAGATTTTGGATTTCCAAGATGTGAAGGTAATATTATGGTTTCTAATCCATATTGGTGTAGAAGACAGAAAGATTTTAAAGACTTGATTTATGAATGGGTTACAAAACCAAGTGGTGATAACTTTATGAATCTTGCAATTTTCTATGATGCAATGTCAGTAACAGAAGATAGAAAAATATTGACAGAACTAAAAGAATATCTATTTAAAATAGGTTCGACTTCAAAAACTTTTTATATGCACTTTGCAAAAATTATTATGGACTTTGATGTGCCTTTAGGATTCTTTGATGGCTTCGTATTTGATTCAACAGATAAAGAACATGATAATGAAATTGATATAAAAAGAGGTGGTATTTTCATAATTGTTCAAAGTATTAGAACACTATCATTAGAACATAAATTAATGAGAGTAAATACAATAAGAAGAATTAAAGAGCTAAAAGAACTTGGTGAACTTGATGAAGAATTTGCATCAGAATTAATAGAATCATTTAAATTTTTACTAACAATCAAATTAAAATCTAATCTAGAAAAAATGGATAGTGGTCAAACAATTGATAACTACATAAATCCTGATAATCTAAATACAATGGAAAAAGATTTATTAAAAGATAGTTTTAAAATTGTTAATAAATTAAAGAAAAAATTAGAACATCATTATAAGTTAAATTATGTTTAG